In a single window of the Aridibaculum aurantiacum genome:
- a CDS encoding SulP family inorganic anion transporter, whose amino-acid sequence MNTNDSMSPHSYKKGFFSHAKSDISAGVVVFLIALPLCLGISLASGAPLFAGIIAGIIGGIVVGSLSGANINVSGPAASVALVFLTAITTLGSYEAVLTAAVIAGIFQIILGYLRAGTIAYFFPSSMIKGILASIGLILIINQLPHAFGYTGERLFGSMEGGLYENIVSAVSNITNYISIGATIITVISLIIIFIWDQPSLKKHAFFKLVPAALVAVTVSIFINQFFKSSYPELALAGNSLVQLPVAGSVDEFFSFFTFPDFSVLSNLQVYQVALSITFIASLESLLSTEAGDKLDPYKRKTSTNRELKAQGIGNIISSMIGGLPVTAVIVRTSANVTAGGRTKLSTIMHGLIMLVCVISIPRVLNMIPLPALSAVLFVVGYRLTSVKLFKEMYRLGKRHFIPFVATIIAVMLTNLITGIMIGGAVAIFLILRDNYKTPFFLDRKDHHEGEKINLVLSEEVTFLNKASIMLTLDHVSPNSEVIIDASRCVNIDDDVLEIIQEFRSTAQYKNITITTIDLDKHLQKRKMKLAV is encoded by the coding sequence ATGAATACAAATGATTCTATGTCGCCTCATTCGTATAAGAAAGGTTTTTTCTCACACGCCAAGTCTGATATCTCTGCCGGCGTAGTTGTATTCCTCATAGCACTTCCATTATGCCTCGGAATTTCACTTGCTTCGGGAGCACCGTTGTTTGCCGGTATCATTGCTGGTATCATAGGTGGTATAGTAGTTGGCTCGCTCAGTGGTGCCAATATTAATGTGAGTGGACCTGCGGCCAGCGTGGCTCTTGTATTCTTAACAGCTATTACCACGTTGGGCTCATATGAAGCAGTGCTTACGGCAGCTGTTATTGCAGGCATCTTCCAGATCATCCTTGGTTATTTACGTGCAGGAACCATTGCCTATTTCTTTCCGTCCAGCATGATCAAAGGCATCCTTGCTTCTATTGGTCTTATCCTTATCATCAATCAATTGCCGCATGCATTCGGCTATACCGGCGAACGTTTGTTTGGTAGCATGGAAGGTGGCTTATATGAGAATATTGTAAGTGCTGTGTCCAACATCACCAACTACATCAGCATTGGCGCTACCATCATCACGGTTATCTCACTGATCATCATTTTTATCTGGGATCAGCCATCACTAAAAAAACATGCATTTTTTAAACTGGTACCGGCGGCGCTTGTTGCTGTTACAGTAAGCATATTCATCAACCAATTCTTCAAATCATCTTATCCTGAATTAGCACTTGCTGGTAATAGTTTAGTGCAGTTACCAGTGGCTGGCAGTGTTGATGAATTCTTTTCCTTCTTCACCTTTCCAGACTTTAGTGTGTTGTCTAACCTGCAAGTTTACCAGGTAGCACTTAGTATTACTTTCATTGCCAGCCTTGAGTCGCTGCTAAGTACAGAGGCAGGCGACAAGCTTGATCCATACAAGCGTAAAACATCAACCAACCGCGAACTAAAAGCGCAGGGAATTGGTAATATCATTTCATCAATGATTGGTGGACTTCCTGTAACAGCTGTTATAGTAAGAACATCAGCCAATGTAACTGCAGGCGGTCGTACTAAATTATCAACCATTATGCATGGCCTTATCATGTTGGTTTGTGTTATCAGCATTCCACGTGTGCTGAATATGATACCGCTTCCTGCACTCTCAGCGGTACTTTTTGTAGTTGGTTATCGCCTGACATCGGTAAAGCTTTTTAAAGAGATGTACAGGCTTGGCAAGCGTCATTTTATACCATTTGTTGCTACTATCATTGCAGTTATGCTTACCAACCTGATAACAGGTATCATGATAGGTGGTGCAGTGGCTATCTTCCTGATACTGCGTGACAATTATAAGACACCATTTTTCCTCGACAGGAAAGATCATCACGAAGGGGAGAAGATCAATCTTGTATTGTCTGAAGAAGTGACCTTCCTGAACAAGGCAAGTATCATGCTTACACTCGATCACGTGTCACCTAACTCTGAAGTTATCATTGACGCCAGTCGTTGTGTAAATATTGATGATGACGTGCTGGAGATAATACAAGAGTTTAGAAGTACAGCACAGTACAAAAACATTACGATCACCACTATAGACCTGGATAAACATTTACAAAAGCGGAAAATGAAATTAGCAGTATAA
- a CDS encoding sensor histidine kinase, translating into MEKEEYREKISKRYLELKESHDQDLQDILLLASEICGTPVALITLLDKDKQYFKVRKGIDITETERHVAFCNHTVEGNELFTVNDATTDDRFSKNPLVTGYPNIQFYAGFPLQSPLGSNVGSLCVIDNQPRSLTSFQEKCLEILARQAIQRLELGASMQQLENNLEKLQKQKEDLDRSDNMLRAFFDSADEYQVLLDEDLKVVAINKAAKELFKQYRKKEPVQGESFIDCLSEQSVIDLQRVAPSILKGEAVSVERLLMNGTGEELWLKVGISPAFDKANQLIGLALVGSDINTQKLQEEKIQEQYNSLSKIAQWQSHKLRQPVSSILGITNLIQEENHVFREEYIASLRKVTEQLDEVIKEIVVESRSV; encoded by the coding sequence TTGGAAAAAGAAGAATATAGGGAAAAGATTAGCAAGAGGTACTTAGAACTTAAGGAATCACATGACCAGGATCTGCAGGATATATTGCTTCTTGCATCAGAAATTTGTGGTACGCCCGTTGCCCTGATCACTCTTCTCGATAAGGATAAGCAATATTTTAAAGTAAGAAAAGGTATTGATATAACTGAAACGGAAAGGCATGTTGCCTTCTGTAACCATACAGTGGAAGGCAACGAATTATTTACAGTAAATGATGCTACCACTGATGATCGGTTTTCAAAAAATCCGCTTGTAACAGGCTATCCTAATATTCAATTTTATGCTGGCTTCCCGCTGCAGTCGCCGCTAGGATCAAACGTAGGCAGCCTTTGTGTAATAGATAACCAGCCACGTTCTCTAACATCCTTCCAGGAAAAATGCTTAGAGATATTAGCACGCCAGGCTATTCAGCGACTTGAACTGGGCGCATCGATGCAGCAACTGGAAAACAACCTGGAGAAGCTTCAAAAGCAGAAAGAGGATTTAGACCGTTCAGACAATATGTTGAGGGCATTTTTTGATTCAGCTGATGAATACCAGGTGTTACTGGATGAAGATTTGAAAGTAGTTGCTATTAATAAGGCTGCCAAAGAACTGTTTAAGCAATATAGAAAGAAGGAGCCGGTACAAGGAGAGTCTTTCATTGATTGTCTTTCTGAACAATCCGTAATAGACTTGCAGCGTGTAGCGCCTTCCATTTTAAAAGGTGAGGCTGTGAGTGTAGAAAGATTGTTGATGAATGGTACTGGCGAAGAGCTTTGGTTAAAGGTGGGCATTTCACCTGCATTTGATAAGGCAAATCAACTTATAGGTCTTGCTTTGGTTGGCAGTGATATCAATACTCAAAAATTGCAGGAAGAAAAGATACAGGAGCAGTACAATAGCCTATCAAAGATTGCTCAATGGCAATCTCATAAACTACGTCAACCTGTTTCATCTATACTTGGTATTACCAATCTTATACAGGAAGAGAACCATGTATTTAGAGAAGAATACATTGCTTCGCTTCGCAAAGTAACCGAACAGCTGGACGAGGTAATAAAAGAGATAGTGGTGGAAAGCAGGAGTGTGTAG